Genomic segment of Rhodococcus sp. W8901:
GACGATCAACTCCTACCACCGCCTGGTGCCGGGCTACGAGGCCCCCATCAACCTGGTGTACAGCCAGCGCAACCGTTCCGCGGCCGTGCGTATCCCGATCACGGGCAACAACCCGAAGGCCAAGCGCCTCGAGTTCCGCGCACCGGACTCGTCGGGCAACCCGTACCTGAACTTCGCGGCGCAGATGATGGCCGGCCTGGACGGCATCAAGAACAAGATCGAGCCGATGGCTCCGGTCGACAAGGATCTCTACGAGCTCCCGCCGGAGGAGGCCCGCAACATCCCGCAGGCCCCCACCAGCCTGAACGCGGTCATCGATCGCCTCGAGCAGGATCACGACTACCTGACCGAGGGTGGCGTCTTCACCACCGACCTGATCGAGACCTGGATCTCGCTCAAGCGCGAGCAGGAGATCGCCCCGGTCAACCTGCGTCCGCACCCGTACGAGTTCTCGCTGTACTACGACTGCTGAGTCAGATAGTGCGCTGACCTGCTGCACTACGTGACGCCACCCGCGTCCGTCCCCAGCAGTTCCCGAGTCGACCCGCTCCGCGATCACAGATCCGATCGCCGAGCGGGTCGACTCGTCTGTATCCGGCCACGGATGCGGCAGCGAACTCCGGTACGTTCCCGAGCGGCCTAGCCTGATTGAAGTGCCACATGCACGACTGGCGCCGCGAGCCGAGGTGCATGCCAAAAGGGCTCGACGCACCAGAGACAGGTTCGATCACACTTCCACGCGGACGGAGACCGACCGATGGATGCCGACAACCTTGTTCTCGTTCCCGGCGCCGGCGGCGTGGGCCGCGTCATCGTCGACCGACTGCGCGCGCTCGACGTACCGGTTCGTGTGATGGTCCGCCGCGTCGATGATCGCGCCGACGAGTTGTCCGCGCTCGGCGTGGAGGTCGTCGTCGGCGATCTGACCAGGCCGGAGACCGTTGCGGCCGCGCTCGAGGGTGTGGGGCGGATGCATTTCGGAATGAGTGTGTCACCGGACCATCTGCTGGCGGCGACCGTGGTGGCCACCGTGGCGCGGGAATACGGGAGGCTCGACGGTCTGGTGAACCTGTCGCAGATGACGGTGTCGCAGATGACCACCACCAGCACGGCGGAGTCGCACCAACAGCGACTGCACTGGCTGGCGGAGCAGGTATTCGACTGGTCAGGGTTGCCGGTGGTCCACGTGCGACCGACGGTGTTCCTGGACAATCCGCTGTTCACCACGCTGGCTGCGCGGTCGATCCGGGAGAACGGGACGCTCGCGCTGCCGTTCGGTACCGGGCGCACGTCACCGGTCGCCGTCGACGACGTCGCCCGGGTGGCCGCCACCGTTCTGCGCGACCCGGCCCCGCACGTCGGACATGTCTACGAACTGACGGGTCCACGCACTCTCGACATGGTCGGCGTGGCCGAGGAGTTCTCACGGGCGCTCGGGCGCTCGGTGCGCTATGTGGACGTACCGCCGGACCGGTGGCTGGCCGATGTGCTCCCGAAGGCGGGACTGCCACGACACACCGAGCAACACATCGCAACCATGGCCCGGCTGCACCGGGAGAATCGCTACGCCCGCGCGACCGACGACGTCTGGCGCCTGACCGGCGTGCCGGCACAGACTGTCGAGGCGTTCGTGGCCGCACGCCGGGACTTCTATCTGCTCGGCGGAGATGGGACGAGCCCGTCACTCCGATCGGAGTGACGGGCTCGTAGCTAGTTTCATCAGAGCACGAGGCTCTGATCAGTAGCGGCTCGCGCCGGAGAAAGGCATCGCGTCGATCGACGAGACCTTCACGTTCTCGCCCTCGGTGGGCGCGTGGACGACCTTGCCGTTGCCGATGTAGATGCCGACGTGATCCGAGCCGTAGAAGCCGATGACGTCACCGGGCTGGAGGTTCGACTTGGAGACGGGGGTGCCGCCCGAGACCTGGTCGTAGCTGGTACGCGGGACGGACTTGCCGGCCTGCTTGTAGGACCACTGGACGAGGCCGGAGCAGTCGAACGAGTTCGGGCCGGTCGCGCCCCACACGTAGGGTGAGCCGATCTTGGACTGGGCTGCGTTTGCGGCGGCCTGGCCGGTGGAGCCGGCGACCGGGGTGACCTCGACCGAGCTGCTGCCCCAGCTGGGCGCCGTGAACGGCTGCGCCATGGCGGGAGCGGCGGGGATCATGATCGCGCCGGCGGCGACGGCGCCGAGCAGCAGGCCGCGGGTGGTACGGGTCAAGCGGGTGTTCTTCAGGGCCATTCGAGGGTCCTCCGAGTCTTGCTGTGGTCCGACACTTGGTCTGGCATCGGTGTTCGGGCACAACCCAGAGTTCCGTCGTTACCGGATCGATACACCGGTAGATCTACCCGCATGGGTACCTGTTTCGTCCCCCGGCTACCTACGCGCCTCGGAAAACCCACTCTGACCAGCGCATATACCTCGGACTACGTGTGTTGCCGGTCACTCTCGGAGCCGTGACGGCGCTGTGACGGGGGTCATCACAGCGCCGTTACGTAGTCGCCGGGCGCGAATCGGTCGGTCAGGAGGCGGATCCACCGAGCGCCGGCAGGCACCGGTAGGTCGCCATGACGGCCTTGTGGTCGGTGGGCCACGGCAGCGGGGAGTCGACGAATCGGTCCTGCGTGCTCTCGATCACCCGCTCGTTGCGGACGATCGACTCCCGCGGTCCGACGATGCCGGCCGACGTCAGGCGCAGGCGGGAGTTCCGGCTGGCGAAGATGTAGTCGATGCGGTCTCGCTCGTCGGCCTCGGGCGCCCACGTGAGTTCGGAGACGGGGACGTCGGGATTTCCGGCCGGCCAGGTGAACCCGGGGTGGGTCACCGGGTTCGGGTACATCCGCCGGTAGGAATCGGCATATCCGGCCTGCTCGAGCAGCCGGGTCGATTCCCACGGCAACACGACGCCGTTGTGGTCGAACAGGTCCCTGGCCTCCGCCGTCCAGTCCAGGTTCGACGGCTCGTTGAAGTCGCCGCCGATGATGACCGACCTTCCCTTCTCCCGTTCCAGCGCCGCATCCTCCAGGAACGCGGAAATCACGGCAGGACG
This window contains:
- a CDS encoding NmrA family NAD(P)-binding protein, which translates into the protein MDADNLVLVPGAGGVGRVIVDRLRALDVPVRVMVRRVDDRADELSALGVEVVVGDLTRPETVAAALEGVGRMHFGMSVSPDHLLAATVVATVAREYGRLDGLVNLSQMTVSQMTTTSTAESHQQRLHWLAEQVFDWSGLPVVHVRPTVFLDNPLFTTLAARSIRENGTLALPFGTGRTSPVAVDDVARVAATVLRDPAPHVGHVYELTGPRTLDMVGVAEEFSRALGRSVRYVDVPPDRWLADVLPKAGLPRHTEQHIATMARLHRENRYARATDDVWRLTGVPAQTVEAFVAARRDFYLLGGDGTSPSLRSE
- a CDS encoding C40 family peptidase — its product is MALKNTRLTRTTRGLLLGAVAAGAIMIPAAPAMAQPFTAPSWGSSSVEVTPVAGSTGQAAANAAQSKIGSPYVWGATGPNSFDCSGLVQWSYKQAGKSVPRTSYDQVSGGTPVSKSNLQPGDVIGFYGSDHVGIYIGNGKVVHAPTEGENVKVSSIDAMPFSGASRY